Proteins from a genomic interval of Macaca thibetana thibetana isolate TM-01 chromosome 17, ASM2454274v1, whole genome shotgun sequence:
- the AKAP11 gene encoding A-kinase anchor protein 11 isoform X2 produces the protein MATFRNNHMKTKASIRKSFSEDVFQSVKSLLQSEKELCSVTAEDCLQQDEHANLTEVTFLGFNEETDATHVQDLAAVSLELPDLLNSLHFCSLNENEIICMKNINKPSDISSDPLNQSHPSGMLCVMRVSPTSPKLRIDFIFSLLSKYATGIRYTLDTFLHQKHQLETTDEDDDDTNQSVSSIEDDFVTAFEHLEEEETSKPYNDGMNITALRNQCDAASQTVTGHHLETHDLKILISSGQQKSLAKPSTSSVNVLGPKELPSVKTSVTTSISEPWTQRSFYRSSNASDKDSDLQKTFCSSSPAYSSESECSSPSPVIFLDEEGYQKSLKAKLELPKIPVMKDDIEDSDSEVSEFFDSFDQFDELEQTLETYLFNKDPVIGKSSQKKGHKHGKSCMNPQKFKFDHPALPANVRKPTPRKPESPYGNLCDAPDSPRPVKASGEDSGLFSPIRSSAFSPLGGCTPAECFCQTDIGGDRIHENLDSIYYTYEDYANNVSCEVLGSVLRTQHTNALSNIISIKHGENKTVTFKHGNLDQKNKSKNKSLMIKDSIQKFAADLVEKSFGSAFKDLQKGVSSCTNALCHLAIKLTSSVFQMAFNELRRQRAFSLKERAISGLANFLVSEALSNALKDLQYVKKQIFTNTVARFAADLAEELVFEGIMEVCQFSYPQTPASPRCGSFHFEDEVVKSYAKDLSESVIQEAFIELSQVDVTFTTKAAVSVSTDNIKYVSAESVVPSTQAVTFSPSFHNQAIMVTKPVQEYKKEYTVQQALFCTSGIVTSIPVPLAGSALLPYHISSTACQAKAHLSSDDSNSSGDSTQVHIATKNREEKAACLRNICLPSEHNPGNENDFKPTNDLEMQSSSKLPSDPAIISNFSAAMVHTIVNETLESMTSLEVTKMVDECTDYLTKSIKGKTPPFSHCGQAVLQCSEASSNKDMFADQLSKSIIKHSIDKSKSVIPNIDKNAVYKESLPVSGEESQLTPEKSPKFPGSHCSLSAGKDCVPECKVSMVHGSSLETLPSCPAVTGQKSDLKEPAKDQPLKKHNLNNTSLESLSFGQENPFPHSHTFSSTALTCVDGLHVEDKQKVRDGNVIPDTPPSTPLVPSQASSEWDIKKLTKKLKGELAKEFAPATPPSTPHNSSVGSLSENEQNTIEKEEFMLKLMRSLSEEVESSENGELPEVDVKSEHSGKKVQFAEALATHILSLATEMAASHLDNKIIQEPKVKSPCLNVQSQRSVSPTFLNPSDENLKTLCSFAGDLAAEVITEAEKIAKVRSCMLFKQKKNRCYADGDQDYKVEEKLDIEAVAHPREVDPFILSLPPSSCMSGLTYKYPSCESVTDEYAGHIIQILKQEGGNIELIMDQYANRLAYRSVKSGLQEAAKTTKVQCNSRMFPVPSSQVKTNELLMFSNKEHHQEADKKRQSKRNEDYFCKNQTCERTLDPCRNECSELYSFSASFVHSITKDAKEELTASLVGLPKSSTDSCLFEKSGCEGDKECHVKPELPKSLQPSSQSHRFYHSTGSLNGYGCGDNIVQAVEEYAKKVVDDTLELTLGSTVLRVSETTKSADRVTYAEKLSPLTGQACRYCDLKELHNCTGNSSQNFFRQGSLASSKPASNPKFSSHYQKSRIFHLNVPQIHVNLDKKAVLAEKIVAEAIEKAEQEVSSVSLAADSGIGQEGASFAESLATEIMTAAVTNAGHVVNSSKEIEDFQSAESVGSQQMNLSIGDDSTGSWSNLSFEDEHQDESSSFHHLSESDGPDDKDEEHEDEVEGLGQDGKTLLITNIDMEPCTVDPQLRIILQWLIASEAEVTELYFHDSANKEFMLLSKQLQEKGWKVGDLLQAVLQYYEVMEKASSEERCKSLFDWLLENV, from the exons ATGGCGACTTTCAGAAACAATCACATGAAGACTAAAGCATCTATCAGAAAA AGCTTCAGTGAAGATGTGTTCCAGTCTGTAAAGTCTTTATTGCAGAGTGAGAAGGAACTATGCAGTGTAACAGCAGAGGACTGTTTACAGCAGGATGAACATGCCAATTTAACTGAG GTCACATTTCTGGGTTTTAATGAAGAGACAGATGCCACTCATGTACAG gatTTAGCTGCAGTTTCTTTGGAACTTCCAGATCTTCTGAATTCACTCCACTTCTGCAgtctaaatgaaaatgaaattatttgtatGAAGAATATAAATAAACCATCAGATATAAGCAGTGATCCTCTAAATCAG AGTCATCCTTCTGGAATGCTTTGTGTCATGAGAGTGTCACCTACATCACCAAAACTTAGGATTGATTTTATCTTTAGTCTCCTAAGTAAATATGCTACTGGTATAAGGTACACCTTGGACACATTCTTGCATCAGAAGCACCAACTTGAGACCactgatgaagatgatgatgatactAACCAGTCTGTGTCATCCATAGAGGATGACTTTGTCACTGCTTTTGAGCActtagaagaggaagagacttCAAAGCCGTATAATGATG GAATGAACATTACTGCGCTAAGGAACCAGTGTGATGCTGCTTCCCAAACAGTTACTGGTCATCATTTGGAAACCCATGATTTAAAGATTCTCATTAGCTCTGGACAGCAGAAGTCATTGGCTAAACCCTCAACTTCCTCAGTGAATGTCCTGGGACCTAAAGAACTACCTTCTGTGAAAACTTCAGTCACAACATCCATTTCAGAGCCTTGGACCCAAAGGAGTTTCTATAGGTCATCTAATGCTTCAGATAAAGATAGtgatttacagaaaacattttgttCGTCTTCTCCTGCCTACTCATCTGAATCAGAATGTTCAAGTCCAAGTCCTGTTATTTTCTTGGATGAAGAGGGATATCAAAAAAGCTTAAAAGCAAAACTTGAGCTGCCTAAAATTCCTGTGATGAAAGATGATATAGAGGATTCAGACTCAGAAGTAAGTGAATTTTTTGATAGTTTTGATCAGTTTGATGAACTAGAACAAACTTTAGAGACTTACCTGTTTAATAAAGATCCTGTCATAGGGAAGTCATCACAGAAGAAAGGGCACAAACATGGAAAATCATGTATGAATCCTCAAAAATTCAAGTTTGATCATCCAGCTCTCCCAGCTAATGTTAGAAAGCCAACTCCTCGTAAACCGGAATCTCCATATGGTAACCTGTGTGATGCTCCGGATTCTCCTCGCCCAGTGAAGGCCTCGGGGGAAGATAGTGGTTTATTTAGTCCTATTCGATCCTCTGCTTTTAGTCCTCTTGGAGGCTGTACTCCAGCTGAATGTTTTTGCCAAACAGATATTGGTGGAGATAGGATTCACGAAAATCTTGATTCTATTTATTACACCTATGAAGATTATGCAAATAACGTATCATGTGAAGTACTAGGCTCAGTTCTTCGTACTCAGCACACTAATGCCCTATCAAATATTATCAGTATTaaacatggagaaaataaaactgtaactTTTAAGCATGGAAACCTtgatcaaaaaaataaatctaaaaataaatcctTAATGATTAAAGATAGCATTCAAAAATTTGCAGCAGATCTTGTGGAAAAAAGTTTTGGCAGTGCGTTTAAAGACTTACAGAAAGGAGTCTCTTCATGTACCAATGCGTTGTGCCACTTAGCCATCAAATTGACATCATCTGTTTTTCAGATGGCATTTAATGAGCTGAGAAGGCAGCGTGCATTTTCACTAAAAGAACGTGCCATTAgtggcctggctaactttttggtGAGTGAAGCTTTATCAAATGCCTTAAAAGATTTACAGTATGTAAAGAAGCAGATATTCACAAACACAGTTGCTAGATTTGCTGCAGATCTTGCTGAAGAGCTTGTTTTTGAAGGCATCATGGAAGTGTGTCAGTTTTCGTATCCTCAAACGCCTGCATCTCCACGGTGTGGGTCATTTCACTTTGAGGACGAAGTAGTGAAGTCATATGCAAAAGATTTGTCTGAATCTGTAATACAGGAAGCGTTCATTGAGCTATCACAAGTTGATGTGACCTTTACAACAAAGGCAGCAGTTAGTGTCTCTACGGATAATATCAAGTATGTGAGTGCAGAAAGTGTAGTGCCATCAACACAGGCTGTCACGTTTTCCCCTTCTTTTCACAATCAAGCAATTATGGTGACAAAACCAGTGCAGGAATATAAAAAGGAATACACAGTGCAGCAGGCCTTGTTTTGTACTTCTGGAATTGTTACTTCTATACCAGTGCCCTTGGCAGGAAGTGCCCTTCTCCCATATCATATTTCATCTACTGCATGTCAGGCAAAGGCTCATCTGTCATCTGATGATAGTAATTCAAGTGGTGATTCTACCCAAGTGCATATTGCcacaaaaaacagagaagaaaaagcagcttgtctcagaaatatttgtttaCCTTCAGAACACAATCCAGGTAACGAGAATGATTTTAAACCAACTAATGATCTTGAAATGCAGAGTTCCTCAAAATTACCAAGTGATCCTGCAATTATTAGCAACTTTTCTGCAGCAATGGTGCATACGATAGTAAATGAAACTTTAGAGTCAATGACATCATTGGAAGTTACAAAAATGGTTGATgaatgtacagattatttaactAAATCAATAAAGGGGAAAACCCCTCCATTTTCCCACTGTGGTCAGGCAGTGCTGCAATGCAGTGAAGCTAGTAGCAATAAGGACATGTTTGCTGACCAGTTATCTAAATCTATTATTAAACATTCCATAGATAAGAGCAAATCAGTGATCCCAAATATAGATAAAAATGCAGTATACAAGGAAAGCTTGCCTGTTTCTGGAGAAGAATCACAGTTGACACCAGAAAAGTCTCCCAAATTTCCTGGCTCTCACTGCTCACTTTCAGCTGGAAAGGATTGTGTTCCAGAATGTAAAGTTTCTATGGTTCATGGATCCTCCCTAGAGACACTACCATCTTGTCCAGCTGTGACAGGTCAGAAATCTGACTTGAAGGAACCTGCTAAGGATCAACCACTGAAAAAGCATAACTTGAATAATACATCACTTGAGTCTTTGTCTTTTGGACAGGAAAACCCCTTTCCTCATTCACATACTTTCTCATCTACAGCACTTACCTGTGTAGATGGTTTGCACGTGGAAGATAAACAGAAAGTCAGAGACGGAAATGTAATACCTGATACTCCTCCATCAACTCCTCTAGTACCATCCCAGGCTAGTTCTGAATGGGATatcaagaaattaacaaaaaagcTCAAAGGAGAATTAGCCAAAGAGTTTGCACCTGCTACACCACCTTCTACTCCACACAACTCATCTGTTGGTAGTTTGTCTGAGAATgaacaaaatactatagaaaaagaagagttcATGTTGAAACTCATGCGATCTCTTTCTGAAGAAGTTGAGAGTAGTGAAAATGGAGAGCTCCCTGAAGTGGATGTGAAGTCAGAGCACTCAGGGAAGAAGGTTCAGTTTGCAGAAGCATTAGCTACACACATCCTTTCTCTTGCAACTGAAATGGCAGCTTCCcatttagataataaaataattcaagaacCCAAGGTTAAAAGCCCTTGCTTAAATGTGCAAAGTCAAAGAAGTGTGTCACCTACTTTCTTAAACCCCTCagatgaaaatttgaaaacattgtgcAGTTTTGCAGGTGATCTGGCAGCAGAAGTCATTACAGAAGCTGAGAAAATAGCAAAAGTTCGAAGTTGTATGCTTTTCAAGCAAAAGAAGAACAGATGTTATGCTGATGGTGACCAAGATTATAAAGTAGAAGAGAAGTTGGATATAGAGGCTGTAGCGCACCCAAGAGAAGTGGATCCGTTTATTCTTTCATTACCACCAAGTTCTTGTATGTCAGGTCTGACGTATAAGTATCCCAGCTGTGAAAGTGTGACAGACGAATATGCAGGTCACATTATTCAGATACTAAAACAAGAAGGTGGTAATATTGAGTTGATAATGGATCAGTATGCCAATAGACTTGCCTACCGATCTGTTAAATCAGGATTACAGGAAGCAGCTAAGACAACCAAAGTGCAGTGCAATTCAAGAATGTTCCCTGTGCCAAGTTCACAAGTGAAAACAAACGAActgttaatgttttcaaataaagagCACCACCAAGAAGcagacaaaaaaagacaaagtaaaagaaatgaagattacTTTTGTAAAAATCAAACTTGCGAAAGGACCCTGGATCCATGTAGAAATGAGTGCTCTGAACTGTATAGTTTTTCAGCCTCTTTCGTTCACAGCATAACAAAAGATGCTAAAGAAGAGCTGACAGCCTCTCTAGTTGGCCTACCAAAATCCTCAACAGATTCTTGCTTGTTCGAAAAATCCGGATGTGAAGGAGATAAAGAGTGTCATGTTAAACCAGAATTGCCTAAGTCTCTTCAGCCTTCCTCGCAAAGTCACAGATTTTACCACAGCACTGGCAGTTTAAATGGATATGGTTGTGGAGACAATATTGTTCAAGCTGTAGAAGAGTATGCCAAAAAAGTAGTGGATGACACTCTAGAGCTAACTCTAGGATCTACAGTGTTACGAGTGTCTGAGACCACAAAATCAGCAGACAGGGTCACTTATGCAGAAAAGTTGTCACCTCTTACAGGTCAAGCTTGCAGATATTGTGACCTTAAAGAACTCCACAATTGCACTGGAAATTCATCTCAGAACTTTTTCAGACAGGGTTCTCTCGCCAGTAGTAAGCCAGCTTCTAATCCAAAATTTAGCAGCCACTATCAGAAATCTAGGATTTTTCATCTCAATGTCCCTCAGATTCATGTAAATCTTGATAAGAAGGCAGTGCTTGCTGAGAAGATAGTTGCTGAAGCCATTGAAAAAGCTGAGCAAGAGGTGAGCAGTGTCAGCCTGGCAGCCGACAGTGGGATCGGACAGGAGGGTGCCAGCTTTGCTGAAAGCCTTGCCACAGAAATCATGACAGCAGCTGTCACAAATGCTGGGCATGTTGTTAACAG ttcaaaagaaatagaagactttCAGTCAGCCGAGTCTGTCGGTAGCCAGCAGATGAACCTCAGTATTGGTGATGACAGCACTGGTAGCTGGTCTAATTTAAGTTTTGAAGATGAACACCAAGATGAAAGCAGCAGTTTTCATCATCTCAGTGAAAG TGATGGACCAGATGATAAAGATGAAGAGCATGAGGATGAAGTAGAAG gTTTGGGGCAAGATGGAAAGACACTGCTAATTACGAATATTGACATGGAGCCATGCACGGTAGACCCCCAGCTAAGGATTATTCTTCAATGGCTCATTGCCTCTGAGGCTGAAGTTACAGAACTTTATTTTCATGACTCTGCAAATAAGGAGTTTATGCTA CTTTCAAAACAATTACAAGAGAAAGGATGGAAAGTGGGAGACCTCCTGCAGGCTGTGCTTCAGTACTATGAAGTGATGGAAAAAGCTTCCAGTGAGGAGAGATGCAAGTCGCTGTTTGATTGGCTCTTGGAAAATGTATAG